A DNA window from bacterium contains the following coding sequences:
- a CDS encoding VOC family protein — NMLEGMHHISVAVDDLEEARDFYAGLLELAEIERPPLPNPGYWFQAGACQLHLTERPPEARGGVVPGTGAGETHFAFAAKDVEPVKRRLETAGVEVRDGINSAIGLRQLFFRDPSRNLVEVFGNF, encoded by the coding sequence AAAACATGCTCGAGGGGATGCACCACATTTCGGTGGCGGTGGACGATCTGGAAGAGGCCCGGGATTTTTACGCGGGTCTTCTGGAACTCGCCGAGATCGAGCGGCCCCCGTTACCGAATCCGGGCTACTGGTTCCAGGCCGGCGCCTGCCAGCTGCATTTGACCGAACGCCCGCCCGAGGCGCGCGGGGGAGTGGTTCCGGGTACTGGCGCGGGCGAAACGCATTTCGCGTTTGCGGCGAAGGACGTCGAACCTGTGAAAAGGCGACTTGAGACGGCCGGTGTCGAAGTGCGCGATGGGATCAATTCCGCAATCGGCCTGCGCCAGCTGTTTTTCCGGGACCCTTCCCGCAACTTGGTCGAGGTGTTCGGCAACTTCTGA
- a CDS encoding tetratricopeptide repeat protein has protein sequence MREEFPDISFEDKYAEEARLNPELRRAIRLMEQAAKAHKGKDIEKAIELYRESIAFYPTADAHTYLGWMYSFQERYEEAIEECHQAIETDDEFGNPYNDIGSYLIKLDEEDAALEWFQKAKTAPRYTPRHFPYMNLGRLYLKRKKYGKALGEFYRAVQLAPEEQVLRNQVRDLVGLLN, from the coding sequence ATGCGCGAGGAATTTCCGGACATCTCCTTTGAAGACAAATACGCCGAGGAAGCGCGCCTGAATCCGGAGCTTCGCCGCGCCATTCGGCTGATGGAGCAGGCGGCCAAAGCCCACAAGGGCAAGGACATCGAGAAAGCGATTGAGCTTTATCGGGAGTCGATCGCTTTTTACCCCACCGCCGACGCCCACACCTACCTCGGCTGGATGTACAGCTTTCAGGAAAGATACGAGGAGGCGATCGAAGAGTGCCACCAGGCCATCGAGACGGACGATGAGTTCGGAAATCCCTACAACGACATCGGCTCCTACCTCATCAAGCTGGACGAGGAGGACGCGGCCCTCGAGTGGTTCCAGAAAGCCAAAACCGCTCCCCGCTACACACCCCGTCATTTCCCTTACATGAACCTGGGGCGCCTCTACCTGAAGCGGAAAAAGTATGGCAAGGCGCTCGGCGAATTTTACAGAGCTGTCCAGCTCGCGCCGGAGGAGCAAGTGCTCCGCAACCAGGTCCGCGACCTGGTGGGCCTCCTGAACTGA
- the trpS gene encoding tryptophan--tRNA ligase, translated as MGKKKIRFLSGVQPSGKLHLGNYFGALRQHIALQDEGEAYYFIANYHAMTTVQDRKLLAERTHDVALDYLALGLDPGKAVFFRQSDVPEVVELAWMLGTVTGKGLLDRATSYKDKVQRGIAPSVGLYYYPVLMAADILIYRSNVVPVGEDQIQHIEMTRDMAQAFNGMYGEIFPIPDHRLDAGAKVPGIDGQKMSKSYDNTIEIFQEGKALRKRVMSVVTDSTPLEDPKDPEKCNVIALYQLMASEAEVAEMKARYRAGGFGYGDAKKALIEKIDAHFGPFREERKRLAADPGFVEKVLTEGGARARAEAGKTMRLVREAVGIPSRSVDAAGA; from the coding sequence ATCGGAAAGAAGAAAATCCGGTTTCTCTCGGGCGTCCAGCCCTCGGGAAAGCTTCACCTGGGGAACTACTTCGGCGCGCTGCGCCAGCACATCGCCCTCCAGGACGAGGGCGAGGCCTACTACTTCATCGCCAACTACCATGCGATGACCACCGTTCAGGATCGGAAGCTCTTGGCCGAGCGGACGCACGATGTGGCCCTCGATTACCTCGCCCTGGGCCTCGATCCGGGAAAGGCCGTCTTTTTCCGCCAGTCGGATGTGCCCGAGGTGGTGGAGCTGGCCTGGATGCTCGGCACGGTGACGGGGAAGGGGCTGCTCGATCGGGCGACGAGCTACAAGGACAAGGTCCAGCGGGGCATCGCCCCCTCGGTGGGTCTTTATTACTATCCCGTCCTTATGGCGGCCGACATTCTCATCTACCGCTCGAACGTGGTGCCGGTGGGCGAGGATCAGATCCAGCACATCGAGATGACGCGCGACATGGCCCAGGCGTTCAATGGCATGTATGGGGAGATTTTCCCGATCCCCGACCATCGGCTCGACGCCGGCGCCAAGGTGCCCGGCATCGACGGGCAGAAGATGAGCAAGAGCTACGACAACACCATCGAGATATTCCAGGAGGGGAAGGCGCTCCGGAAAAGGGTGATGTCCGTCGTGACCGACTCCACCCCGCTGGAAGACCCGAAGGATCCCGAAAAGTGCAACGTCATCGCGCTGTATCAACTGATGGCGAGCGAGGCCGAGGTCGCGGAGATGAAGGCGCGCTACCGCGCGGGCGGTTTCGGATACGGGGATGCGAAGAAGGCGCTCATCGAGAAGATTGACGCCCATTTTGGCCCATTTCGCGAAGAGCGCAAGCGTCTGGCGGCCGATCCGGGATTTGTGGAAAAGGTGCTGACAGAGGGCGGGGCACGCGCCCGCGCCGAGGCGGGGAAGACCATGCGGCTGGTCCGCGAGGCGGTGGGGATACCCTCCCGGTCCGTGGACGCCGCCGGAGCGTAA
- a CDS encoding site-2 protease family protein gives MKRILLFSSDYLQQLAIAIPAILLALTFHEVAHGWIADKLGDPTARLMGRLSLNPIVHLDMMGTLAFVISMAAGVGFGWAKPVPVDPRHFQHPRRDMMWVALAGPVTNFLLAIVSGLILILMRRFGLDAGTISYPLSLMLQMGFVVNTALAAFNLIPILPFDGGRILNGLLPPRLSWQYSQLEPYGFFIVLGLILVGGLRWIMGPIYLTLRSAELAIIRNILSLPGLS, from the coding sequence TTGAAAAGGATCCTCTTGTTTTCCTCCGACTATCTCCAGCAACTGGCCATCGCGATTCCGGCCATCCTCCTGGCGCTGACCTTTCATGAGGTGGCCCATGGGTGGATTGCCGACAAGCTGGGGGACCCCACCGCCCGGCTGATGGGAAGGCTCAGCCTCAACCCCATTGTCCATCTTGACATGATGGGGACGCTGGCTTTCGTAATTTCGATGGCGGCAGGCGTCGGGTTCGGCTGGGCGAAGCCGGTGCCGGTCGATCCGCGCCATTTTCAGCACCCGCGCCGCGATATGATGTGGGTGGCGCTCGCGGGGCCGGTGACGAATTTCCTGCTCGCTATCGTGAGCGGGCTGATCTTAATACTGATGCGGCGGTTCGGGCTTGATGCCGGAACGATCAGTTATCCGCTCTCGCTCATGTTGCAGATGGGTTTCGTGGTGAACACGGCGCTGGCGGCTTTCAACCTGATTCCGATTCTGCCTTTTGACGGCGGGCGCATTCTCAACGGGCTGCTTCCGCCGCGGCTGTCCTGGCAGTATAGTCAGCTGGAGCCGTACGGATTTTTCATCGTTCTGGGGCTGATCCTGGTGGGCGGTCTCCGCTGGATCATGGGGCCGATCTACCTCACACTCCGGTCGGCGGAGTTGGCCATCATCCGGAATATTCTGAGCCTTCCCGGGCTTTCCTGA
- a CDS encoding cytochrome c translates to MKIARWTSWGVVLLLAVAVAGCTGGGVFDELSGVVGAKSETVLARKKLMKKQGGLMKQIVTASKGEGYAAFSLLRSGAMDMAAAAKKIPGAFAKEDLTPPTTALAKIWTEKSTFDQGAANLAFSAQILLTAVENNDKAGIANAVKTVGANCGKCHKAYRVPPKKKMMKK, encoded by the coding sequence ATGAAAATTGCGCGTTGGACCTCATGGGGCGTTGTTCTTTTGCTTGCCGTGGCTGTGGCGGGATGCACCGGCGGCGGGGTCTTTGATGAGCTTTCCGGGGTCGTGGGGGCCAAAAGCGAGACCGTCCTGGCACGGAAGAAGCTGATGAAGAAGCAGGGTGGTCTGATGAAGCAGATCGTCACGGCGTCCAAGGGCGAGGGCTATGCGGCGTTCTCGCTGTTGCGGAGCGGCGCGATGGACATGGCCGCCGCGGCGAAGAAGATTCCCGGCGCCTTCGCGAAAGAGGATCTGACCCCTCCGACGACCGCCCTGGCCAAGATTTGGACCGAGAAGAGCACGTTCGATCAGGGGGCCGCAAATCTCGCCTTCTCGGCGCAGATTCTCCTCACTGCGGTCGAGAACAACGACAAGGCCGGCATCGCCAACGCCGTGAAGACGGTGGGCGCCAACTGCGGAAAATGCCACAAGGCGTACCGGGTGCCGCCGAAGAAGAAGATGATGAAGAAGTAG
- a CDS encoding NUDIX domain-containing protein, which translates to MSERLFHQVAIVPWREGVKGPDILLVSTREGAEVGEERWVLPQGGIEPGQTPVQAAAEEAWEEAGVEGMVEPVSFTGFDYEIGAGRCRVAVHRLQVRKEAPSWPEKDKGVGSGCRTPRRWRPYPARCSGGFFPAFDLRMRLKYMDFRGSLRGAVPWRGRSYYGALIAFMTLGS; encoded by the coding sequence ATGAGCGAGCGGTTATTCCACCAAGTGGCCATTGTTCCCTGGCGGGAGGGAGTGAAGGGGCCCGACATTCTCCTTGTCTCGACCCGCGAGGGCGCCGAGGTTGGGGAGGAGCGGTGGGTGCTTCCGCAGGGAGGTATCGAGCCGGGCCAGACGCCGGTACAGGCGGCGGCGGAGGAGGCCTGGGAGGAGGCGGGCGTCGAGGGGATGGTCGAGCCGGTATCCTTCACAGGGTTCGATTATGAAATCGGGGCGGGGAGATGCCGGGTGGCGGTTCACCGCCTGCAGGTCCGGAAGGAAGCGCCGAGCTGGCCGGAAAAGGACAAAGGGGTCGGAAGTGGCTGCCGCACGCCCAGGCGGTGGAGGCCATATCCGGCGAGGTGCTCCGGGGGGTTCTTTCCCGCTTTTGATCTGCGGATGCGGTTGAAATACATGGATTTTCGTGGATCGCTCCGCGGAGCGGTTCCCTGGCGCGGTCGGTCGTATTATGGTGCACTCATTGCATTCATGACTTTGGGCTCATGA